From the genome of Nicotiana sylvestris chromosome 2, ASM39365v2, whole genome shotgun sequence, one region includes:
- the LOC138885901 gene encoding uncharacterized protein, whose product MDAIIWNVRSVNTMQAFERLITMHGKHYFEFIGILEPMQQSHKMERYRARIGLAQAVVNVSNKIWAFIDEKFEVTILYNMTQQLTLRLTHTETHVELILTLVYAKCDRIERIELWDSLYAMASDMTAPWLVGGDFNVIWDEEEKFGGLPVSLIEVDDFRHCINTCNLTDLGFKGSIFTWWNGRSEEDCIFKRLDKCFGNHELQQIFPGLEVSHLSKIRSYHCPMLLKCDIETPPIKKSLRFLNFWTKHETFKDLVKENWNAHFSANPFCIFKYKLKKLKKALSTWSIATYEDIFQKIASLEEVVLVHERQFEVNPT is encoded by the coding sequence ATGGATGCCATTATATGGAATGTCAGATCGGTAAATACAATGCAAGCATTTGAAAGGCTGATTACAATGCACGGAAAACATTACTTTGAGTTCATAGGAATCCTTGAGCCTATGCAACAGTCTCACAAAATGGAGAGGTATAGAGCAAGAATTGGTTTGGCACAGGCTGTGGTGAATGTATCAAACAAGATTTGGGCTTTTATTGATGAAAAATTTGAGGTTACTATTCTGTATAACATGACTCAACAACTGACTTTAAGATTAACGCACACTGAAACACACGTTGAGCTCATCCTTACTCTAGTTTATGCCAAATGTGATCGCATTGAAAGAATTGAACTCTGGGATTCTTTGTATGCAATGGCATCAGATATGACAGCACCATGGCTAGTTGGAGGCGACTTTAATGTGATATGGGATGAGGAAGAGAAATTTGGAGGCTTACCAGTTTCTCTCATTGAAGTAGATGACTTTAGGCACTGCATCAATACATGCAACTTGACAGACTTGGGATTTAAAGGAagcatatttacatggtggaatggaagATCAGAGGAAGACTGTATTTTTAAAAGATTGGAcaaatgttttggcaatcatgaaTTGCAACAGATATTTCCTGGATTGGAGGTATCTCACCTGTCCAAAATTAGGTCTTATCATTGCCCAATGCTGCTGAAATGTGATATAGAAACTCCTCCAATTAAGAAGTCATTAAGATTTCTTAACTTCTGGACTAAGCATGAAACCTTCAAAGATTTAGTAAAGGAGAATTGGAATGCTCATTTTAGTGCTAACCCTTTCTGCATTTTTAAATACAAGTTAAAGAAGCTTAAGAAAGCACTATCTACCTGGAGCATAGCTACATATGAAGATATATTCCAGAAGATTGCAAGCCTTGAGGAGGTAGTCCTGGTTCATGAAAGACAATTTGAAGTCAATCCTACATAG